GAGGTGTATAATGTGGATATGCACATGACTGCATGCAGAGCTTTAAGAGAAAGAGATGGTGGTTACATTGATACTCATGCATCTTTAGTGCTCACTGTGCAGTGTCCTAATGATGCAGCCAATGAAGAAGCAGACAGTGCTACACCCACGAGTACATGTAAGAGCAGATTTTTTAGATGTTGCTCATATTTTCTCCTCCCCTAGCTATATTTCATCTCACTGATGTTTCTAATACGATGTTTGTTTGTCCTTATTTACAATGTTTAGGTGATCAGAGAAAAGCACAGCAtgttgcactgagtaagaaggcAGCATCTAAACAAAATGAAGATGTGCCAACTTCGGTTTGTTTAGATGTGCAAAACTCCTATCTTCCAAATAGAACGCCAAGGTTTGAGGAATACACTTGTGATGGTGATATTGCAACAAATGAAAATGCTGCTGCCTCAAATGATGATAGAGAAAGAGATGAAGCTGTATGTAATGAGGTGGATAATGTGGAAATACACTTGACTGTTGACAGAGCTTTAACAGAAAGAGATGATGGTGATATTGATATTAATGCATCTTTAGTGCTTACAATGGAGTGTACTAATGATGCTAGTAATGAAGAGGCAGACAATGCTCTATCCACAAGTACGTGTAAGAGGAGATTATTAGGCTGTTCATATTTCCCCTTCTACAACAAATAATTCATTTCACTCGTATTTCTAATAGCGTTTGTGTCCCCCTTAATTTAGGTGATCAGAGAACTCCAGTGATTTCATTGAAGACTCAAGGTTGTTGGGAAAAAACTGGCCACGTGGCATTGAATAAGAAGGCAGCAGTAGATGAAGGAATGCCAACTTCTGTTTGTTTAGATGTGCAAAACTCTTCCTATCTGTCAAATGAGACAACAAGACTTGAGAAAAACACTTGCATTGGTGACACTCCAACAAATGAAGGTGCTGCTGCTTTGAATGATAATAGTGAAAGATGCACATCTGTACCTGAGGAGGTGAATAGCGTTGAAACAAGCTTCATTGTGGGCAGCGTTACAAGAGAAAGAGGTCATGATGATGTTGCTACCAATGTTTCTTTAACTCCTACAGTGGAATGTACCAATGATGCAGTCAATGAAGGGGTGGACAATACTTCACTCTTAGGTACATGTAACTATTTAACAGCAGATATTTTCTCCTAGGAATTCAATGATGTTTCTAATAGAGTGTTTTCCCATAATTTAGGTTGTAAAACAACTCCAGTGGCTTCTTTGAAGAGTCAAGGTTGCCAGGAAAAACAGCAACACATACCTTCAAATGAGAAGGTAGTTAACTTCAGTTTATTCAGATGTGTGGTAACCGGAGAAAAGAGGGTTTTACCTTTAAAATACCCTCAAAAAGTGTCAATGAATCAATCAGTGTTTGAACTTCATTTCTCTAATGTAGTTTGACATACTGGTACACAAAAGGCCCTGCTTGGCACAGCTCACTTGACCTTTACACGGATTAAGAAGAACCTGTGCGAATTGGTAGGGTTCAGCAGCAGCGTAT
This portion of the Setaria viridis chromosome 7, Setaria_viridis_v4.0, whole genome shotgun sequence genome encodes:
- the LOC117865429 gene encoding uncharacterized protein isoform X3; the protein is MQPPPRTPVAPRASTPRRGMPPSLLSPSYSRRAFPATSAAAAAASAASDLDAAERPCVTMFEWWLTRVEGDDRKIAVGGLFERNQTVQEFAPATITKRYETCVVETEDGIVLLIRGSLNVSRTIANGYSSKVCENFMIGFPCWWQSCNLLYPKETGTGNSEVDSTRFYLEKFQLGERFHSHGTSLLSELLNSVRSYSRNDAAFQKSSHLPNGAPRFEEYTGDGDIAINENAAASNDDRERHEAACNEVYNVDMHMTACRALRERDGGYIDTHASLVLTVQCPNDAANEEADSATPTSTCDQRKAQHVALSKKAASKQNEDVPTSVCLDVQNSYLPNRTPRFEEYTCDGDIATNENAAASNDDRERDEAVCNEVDNVEIHLTVDRALTERDDGDIDINASLVLTMECTNDASNEEADNALSTSDQRTPVISLKTQGCWEKTGHVALNKKAAVDEGMPTSVCLDVQNSSYLSNETTRLEKNTCIGDTPTNEGAAALNDNSERCTSVPEEVNSVETSFIVGSVTRERGHDDVATNVSLTPTVECTNDAVNEGVDNTSLLGCKTTPVASLKSQGCQEKQQHIPSNEKFDILVHKRPCLAQLT